In Liquorilactobacillus hordei DSM 19519, the following proteins share a genomic window:
- a CDS encoding lipopolysaccharide biosynthesis protein: protein MKFDFLKVGEKKLALSMILSTLCKPISMLLSFVYVPILLSYLGVTNYGIWMTIMTIINWINYFDIGIGNGLRNLLTSFIVQNKFKEAKIAVSTAYVALSLISFLFLIIGSVAIILIDTKNVFNSVEPLKLVLFISFFFICINFIFSLSKTELYSLHQAEKTSYILILTQCINLVGIFSLSLFGNGSILAISILTGFSTAISYIIFSMEIWRKKKYLAPNFHLYQAKMLKAICNLGVEFFIIQIAVLVLYSSDNFIIIKLFGPDAVTPYTTTYNAFGIVNGLFGAMIAPLWSRFTVAFVRKDFIWMKKTLNKLNLSLIPIILVLLCGVLFFKPLSVIWLHKTLFFDKGLIPMMGIYYFLMIWGSIYSTFLNGIGKIKLQLYLAVFGALINIPLSIFFGKYCEMRTTGVLLATIICMVISNVPLTIQAINYLRKNSSN from the coding sequence ATGAAATTTGATTTTCTTAAAGTAGGTGAAAAAAAATTAGCCTTAAGTATGATATTAAGTACGTTATGCAAACCAATAAGTATGCTTCTTTCGTTTGTCTACGTTCCTATACTGCTTAGCTATTTAGGTGTTACAAATTATGGTATTTGGATGACAATTATGACTATCATAAATTGGATTAATTATTTTGATATCGGAATTGGTAATGGACTTAGAAATCTTTTAACTAGCTTTATTGTTCAAAATAAATTTAAAGAAGCAAAAATTGCTGTTTCTACAGCTTACGTTGCACTTAGCTTAATTTCATTTTTATTTTTAATAATTGGTTCTGTTGCAATTATTTTAATAGATACCAAGAATGTCTTTAATTCAGTTGAACCATTGAAATTGGTTTTGTTTATCAGTTTTTTCTTTATCTGTATAAATTTTATTTTTTCTTTGTCTAAAACAGAATTATATTCGCTTCATCAGGCTGAAAAAACTAGTTACATATTGATTTTAACTCAATGTATTAATTTGGTAGGAATTTTTTCTTTATCTCTCTTTGGTAATGGGAGTATTTTGGCGATTTCAATTTTAACAGGCTTTTCTACTGCTATAAGTTATATTATTTTTTCAATGGAAATTTGGAGAAAAAAAAAGTATCTCGCACCGAATTTTCATTTATACCAGGCCAAAATGTTGAAGGCTATTTGTAATTTGGGAGTAGAATTTTTTATAATCCAAATTGCTGTTTTGGTTTTGTATTCAAGTGATAATTTTATAATAATTAAATTGTTTGGACCGGACGCTGTCACGCCTTATACGACAACATATAATGCTTTTGGGATTGTAAATGGTCTATTTGGTGCGATGATAGCACCTTTGTGGTCAAGATTTACAGTCGCTTTTGTGAGAAAAGATTTCATTTGGATGAAGAAAACACTTAATAAGTTGAACCTTTCTTTGATACCGATTATTTTAGTTCTTTTGTGTGGGGTATTGTTTTTTAAACCGTTATCTGTTATTTGGTTGCATAAAACCCTTTTTTTTGATAAAGGGTTAATTCCAATGATGGGTATCTATTATTTTTTAATGATTTGGGGTTCAATTTATTCAACGTTTCTTAATGGAATAGGAAAAATAAAACTACAACTTTATTTGGCCGTTTTTGGGGCGTTAATTAATATCCCACTAAGTATTTTTTTTGGAAAATATTGTGAGATGCGAACGACTGGTGTTTTGTTGGCCACAATTATTTGTATGGTAATCTCTAATGTACCTTTAACTATTCAAGCAATTAACTATTTGCGTAAGAACTCATCTAATTAA
- a CDS encoding glycosyltransferase family 2 protein, which yields MQNNKMFTIITPTFNSEKTIERTLKSVLSQTYKNFEYLIIDGKSTDNTLNIIKSYETKFENKLKVFSEPDSGIYDAMNKGIKKASGELIGIVNSDDFYEPDALENVFKSYDFDSKYQILYGFERITSGGVEKAVVIYNHRFLDEKMITHPTCFVSKNIYEDLGLYDTQFKSSADYEFMLRIFHSDNKVTFTPVYRVISNFELGGMSSTEIGVRETAFLRRNYGIINTKKYLVIVLRSYIHSLFTVKNKF from the coding sequence ATGCAAAATAATAAGATGTTTACTATAATTACTCCAACATTTAATAGTGAAAAGACTATTGAGAGAACGCTAAAAAGTGTTTTAAGTCAAACATATAAAAATTTTGAATATTTAATAATCGATGGTAAATCAACAGATAACACTTTAAATATTATAAAATCCTATGAAACTAAATTTGAAAATAAATTGAAAGTTTTTTCTGAACCAGATTCTGGTATTTACGATGCAATGAATAAGGGTATAAAAAAAGCAAGTGGTGAATTAATTGGCATAGTGAATAGTGATGATTTTTATGAGCCAGATGCGCTTGAAAATGTTTTTAAAAGCTATGATTTTGATTCGAAATATCAAATTTTGTATGGTTTTGAAAGAATTACTTCTGGTGGAGTAGAGAAGGCTGTTGTAATATATAATCATAGATTTTTAGATGAGAAGATGATTACACACCCTACTTGTTTTGTTTCAAAAAATATTTATGAAGATCTTGGGCTTTATGATACTCAGTTTAAAAGCTCAGCAGACTATGAATTTATGCTGAGGATATTTCATTCAGACAATAAAGTGACGTTTACACCAGTTTATAGAGTAATTTCAAATTTTGAGCTTGGAGGAATGTCAAGCACGGAAATTGGTGTCAGAGAAACAGCATTTTTAAGGAGAAATTATGGAATAATTAATACAAAGAAGTACCTGGTCATAGTTTTAAGAAGTTATATCCATAGTTTATTTACAGTTAAAAACAAATTCTAA
- a CDS encoding NAD-dependent epimerase/dehydratase family protein — protein MTSVLITGAKGFIGSSLIKLFTSKKYKVIGWDVDIKETKFKDNDNLKEVDLGNQNLISRELIKDKPDIIIHCAGSADVSKSVRNPDIDFQGNVALTHNLLFGIYKSGITLPKIIFLSSAAVYGNPKKLPITEKAPVNPLSPYALHKVMCEQMCQYFISNYQMNIKILRIFSAYGTGLKKQIFWDMYNKAKLTGRLDMFGSGNESRDFINITDVIESIYLVATKDTADYDIYNVANGSEVSIRDAATLFANIMRVPSEKVYFNNVVREGDPLNWQADISRLKNLGYKPSVSMENGLVDYFKWIEGNSIY, from the coding sequence ATGACTAGTGTACTAATAACAGGTGCTAAAGGATTTATCGGTTCGTCGTTAATAAAACTTTTTACTTCCAAAAAATACAAAGTAATCGGTTGGGATGTTGATATAAAAGAAACAAAGTTCAAGGATAATGACAATTTAAAAGAAGTGGATTTAGGAAATCAAAATTTGATATCTCGTGAATTAATTAAAGATAAACCAGATATTATTATTCATTGTGCTGGTTCGGCTGATGTTAGCAAGTCTGTTAGGAATCCAGATATTGATTTTCAAGGGAATGTTGCATTAACGCATAATTTACTTTTTGGTATTTATAAATCTGGCATAACTTTACCTAAAATTATTTTTTTATCTAGTGCAGCTGTTTATGGAAATCCAAAAAAGTTACCTATAACTGAAAAAGCGCCTGTAAATCCTTTATCTCCATATGCATTACACAAAGTAATGTGTGAGCAAATGTGTCAATACTTTATATCTAATTATCAAATGAATATTAAGATATTGAGAATTTTCTCAGCATACGGGACAGGATTAAAAAAACAAATTTTTTGGGATATGTATAATAAGGCAAAATTGACTGGTAGATTAGATATGTTTGGTTCTGGAAATGAAAGTAGGGATTTTATTAATATTACTGATGTTATAGAGTCTATTTATCTTGTGGCCACAAAGGACACGGCAGACTATGATATTTATAACGTTGCTAATGGTTCAGAGGTATCAATTAGGGATGCTGCAACTCTGTTTGCAAACATTATGAGAGTTCCTAGTGAAAAAGTTTACTTTAATAATGTTGTGCGAGAAGGAGATCCTTTAAATTGGCAAGCAGATATTTCGAGATTAAAGAATCTAGGATACAAACCGTCTGTTTCAATGGAAAATGGATTAGTAGATTATTTTAAGTGGATTGAGGGGAATAGTATATACTAA
- a CDS encoding acyltransferase: MDVIFRKIRSFFDKQELKEKRKLWEGNQKISFDDTFTFFKETSLNISSKLNGKISINSNTCVRGSLEIQRDNGNIIVGKNCYIGDHTRIWSAESIKIGNNVLIAHNCNIFDNDTHPTELHERREDANNIIFKNVRADFPSLRVSPIIIEDDVWIGCNSLILKGVKIGKGAIIGAGSVVTKDVPPFATVVGNPAHIVKNKQG, translated from the coding sequence ATGGATGTTATTTTTAGAAAAATAAGAAGCTTTTTTGATAAACAAGAATTGAAGGAAAAAAGAAAACTTTGGGAAGGTAATCAAAAGATAAGTTTTGATGATACTTTTACTTTTTTTAAGGAAACGTCACTTAACATTAGTTCGAAATTAAACGGAAAAATTTCAATAAATTCTAATACCTGTGTTCGTGGAAGTTTGGAAATTCAAAGAGACAATGGGAATATAATTGTTGGGAAAAATTGTTATATTGGAGATCATACTAGAATTTGGTCTGCCGAATCTATTAAAATTGGTAATAATGTTCTTATTGCACATAACTGTAATATTTTTGATAACGATACACATCCAACTGAGTTACATGAAAGAAGAGAGGATGCTAATAATATTATTTTTAAGAATGTCAGAGCCGATTTTCCTTCCTTACGGGTAAGTCCTATCATAATTGAAGATGACGTGTGGATTGGTTGCAATTCGTTGATTTTAAAGGGTGTTAAAATTGGTAAAGGGGCAATAATAGGGGCTGGCAGTGTAGTAACAAAAGATGTACCTCCCTTTGCAACAGTTGTTGGAAATCCAGCACATATAGTCAAAAACAAGCAAGGGTGA
- a CDS encoding glycosyltransferase, which produces MKQSIVINASGNSNWIGGLYYLKNIVFELSQNHTVTSHYRLILFTVRKNFNIFKSLRKENVKIIVVHGGVLSKVEKVFLSFLYNARFSYYGTNSRLDNKLNIVTINWIPDFQHKHLSNLFNEYELKQRDKEFTRIANSSEPLILSSNDCLNDFRKFYSETKKNVYVIPFVSYIDDEIKGINESFENSVLKKYNLEKNQYVYIPNQFWKHKNHIMVLKAVKEFFKHNDSKVKFIFTGKMFDQRNQDYIESLKEMFNYSCFQGKVYNLGFIDRKEQLVIMKDAKYLIQPSLFEGWGTVLEDAKVLDKTLLLSDIPVHREQKSNKCILFDPQNHLELEKLIELENKKNHFSDIDDGVKDMYIRAKIYSRGFEKLLNDCGGLK; this is translated from the coding sequence TTGAAACAAAGTATTGTGATAAATGCCAGTGGTAATTCTAATTGGATAGGTGGATTATATTATCTAAAAAACATAGTTTTCGAATTAAGTCAAAATCATACTGTAACTAGCCATTACAGACTGATACTTTTTACAGTTAGAAAGAACTTTAATATTTTTAAAAGCTTGCGAAAAGAAAATGTTAAGATTATTGTTGTGCATGGAGGTGTTTTGTCAAAAGTAGAAAAAGTTTTCTTGTCCTTCCTATATAATGCAAGGTTTTCTTATTATGGTACAAATTCAAGATTAGATAACAAATTAAATATAGTAACTATCAATTGGATTCCTGATTTTCAACATAAGCATTTGAGTAATTTATTTAATGAATATGAACTTAAACAGAGAGATAAAGAATTTACTAGAATTGCTAATTCATCCGAACCCCTAATTTTAAGCAGTAACGATTGTTTGAATGACTTTAGAAAATTTTATAGTGAAACTAAAAAGAATGTCTATGTGATACCATTTGTTTCTTATATTGATGATGAAATAAAAGGTATCAATGAATCATTTGAAAACAGTGTTTTAAAAAAATATAATTTGGAGAAAAATCAATATGTTTACATTCCCAATCAGTTTTGGAAACATAAGAACCATATAATGGTTTTGAAAGCAGTAAAGGAATTTTTTAAACATAATGATTCAAAAGTGAAATTTATTTTTACAGGTAAGATGTTTGATCAAAGAAATCAAGATTATATTGAGTCTTTAAAAGAAATGTTTAATTATAGTTGTTTTCAAGGAAAAGTTTATAATTTGGGATTCATTGATAGAAAAGAACAACTGGTAATAATGAAAGATGCTAAATATCTGATTCAGCCTTCCCTTTTTGAAGGATGGGGGACGGTCTTAGAAGATGCTAAGGTATTAGATAAAACTTTATTACTTTCTGATATTCCTGTTCATCGAGAACAAAAAAGTAATAAATGTATTCTGTTTGATCCCCAAAACCATCTTGAACTTGAAAAGTTGATTGAATTAGAAAACAAGAAAAATCATTTTTCTGATATTGATGATGGAGTTAAGGATATGTATATAAGAGCAAAGATATATTCAAGAGGTTTTGAAAAACTTTTAAATGATTGTGGAGGGTTAAAATGA